A genomic segment from Candidatus Korarchaeum cryptofilum OPF8 encodes:
- a CDS encoding nucleotidyltransferase domain-containing protein has product MPLRNVERIAKAAEELMLAEIYVFGSVVKGEATGGSDVDILIKSNDLPKSNLERAGIKIRIEEMAGLPAYHPFEIHLSDDEEMEWYSRIKELKRIH; this is encoded by the coding sequence TTGCCATTGAGGAATGTGGAGAGGATAGCTAAAGCTGCTGAGGAGTTGATGCTTGCTGAGATATACGTCTTCGGGAGCGTCGTGAAAGGGGAAGCGACAGGGGGCAGCGATGTAGATATCCTCATAAAATCTAATGATCTTCCCAAGAGCAATCTTGAGAGGGCAGGGATAAAGATTAGGATAGAGGAGATGGCGGGCCTCCCCGCGTACCATCCATTCGAGATTCATCTGTCGGATGATGAGGAGATGGAATGGTACTCTAGGATAAAGGAGCTCAAACGCATCCATTAG
- a CDS encoding type II toxin-antitoxin system VapC family toxin, translating into MTVYVVDASVSSRFLLVEDLAEEAISILEGFLEGKFDLRAPRLAIYEVGNTLWKAVRQGFISRGEAVQKFSYFLDLRICSIELDEREYEGVLEWSIEKNATYYDSIYVMASKKIGATLLTADDELYEKAKGEIPALHLRDYRKYEH; encoded by the coding sequence GGATGCCTCAGTTTCTTCAAGATTCCTCCTAGTTGAGGATCTAGCGGAGGAAGCGATATCAATCCTCGAGGGCTTTCTCGAGGGAAAATTCGATCTAAGAGCACCGAGATTAGCGATATATGAGGTTGGGAACACGCTGTGGAAGGCTGTCAGGCAGGGATTTATAAGTCGAGGAGAGGCGGTTCAGAAGTTTTCATATTTCCTCGATCTCAGGATATGCTCAATAGAGCTTGATGAAAGAGAATATGAGGGGGTTCTAGAGTGGAGCATTGAGAAAAATGCAACATACTATGACAGCATATACGTAATGGCCTCAAAGAAGATAGGGGCAACCCTCCTGACGGCAGACGATGAGCTATACGAGAAAGCTAAGGGGGAGATCCCAGCTCTGCACCTGAGGGATTATCGGAAATATGAGCATTAG